The nucleotide sequence TGAAGATAAGATTGTCAGATTGCTTGAAACAGCAAAACAGACTGGTCAATATGCAGTCGTTGATGAAGCTTTTGTCCATTTTTCTGACTCTAGTCTTGCTCATTTACTGGGAGCATTTCCAAACCTCATCCTTTTGAGATCATTGACCAAAATCTTTGCCGTGCCGGGCATCCGGCTTGGTTATGTGCTTGCACATGAGCAAATCATACGAAAGCTTGCGTCCCTTTCAGTCCCTTGGAGCGTTAATTCTATAGCTCTTTCCGTCATACATGCGCTTCCGAAAACAAAGGACTTTCTGATTGCAGCAAAAGCATGGCTGAGGGAGGAATGGCAGTTTTTAAGAGGTGAACTCCTGGAGATGAAGTTTCAGGTGTCTGATACAGAAGTAAATTTCTATTTGCTCCGAGATCCGCTTCTTCAAGATCATGAACCGCTTCTGCTGTTTCTTGCAGGAGAAGGAATACTGGCAAGGCACACGGTTAATTTCCCGCTGATTGAAGGGAGCGCTCTTCGGCTCGCTGTCCGGACGAGAGAGGAAAACATGCTTTTGCTTAAAGCGTTAAGAAAATGGAGAAATACGTCATGTTGACATTTATTTCAGGAGGAGCCCGGTCAGGTAAAAGCAGGCTCGCTGAACAAATGGCAGCGGACGCCGCAGGGGACAGGAAGCCATTTTATATGGCCACTGCCTTGAAAAGCGAAATGCCAGAACGCATTTCCATTCATCAGCTGGACAGAGGAAACAGGTGGATAACAATCGAAGAGCCGCTGCACATAGACCTGGCAGCCGGAAATCTTCCTGATTCAGCTGTTGTTTTAATTGACTGTCTGACAGTCTGGACAAGCAATGTCATGTTTTCAGAGCATTTGTCTATTGAGGAGACAGCAGCCCGTTTCAACAACCTGCTGAGCATTTCTAAAAGAAAGAACCTTAATCTGTATCTAGTATCAAATGATGTAAATGAAGGAATTCCTTTAAAAAACAAAGGAATAGATCACTATATTCAATGTCTTGAGTCGGTTCATAAACTAGCTGTCCATGCGGCGGATGATGTTTATGAAGTCCTATGCGGCCTGCCGGTTGTCTGGAAAAAAGATGGTCAATACCCTGAAGGGATCTGGGGAGGAAATAATCAATGAAACAAGTCTTTCACGGAGGAATTCTTGCTCTGCAGTTTTTGACGAGAATACCGCTCAAGATCGAGTGCGGCACGGATGAAAAAACACTAAAGTGGGCTTTGCGTTTTTTTCCTGGTTCGGGGCTAGTCATAGGAGCCTGCATGTTTGTGCTTTTTCAGCTGCTGAATGATATCCTGCCAGTTTCCATGTTGGCGCTCCTGCTGATCAGTGTCTGGGTTTACTTATCAGGCGGGCTTCATCTTGATGGCGTCATGGATGTTGCAGACGCAGCTGGATCAAATGGTGATGTTGAGAAGAAAAGAGAGATTTTAAAAGATTCACGTGCAGGCAGTTTTGCCGTGCTGGCCGTGATTTTTTTATTGGGCTGGAAACTGTTGATTGTGCACAATTTGCTTCCCCTGGACCAAACAGGCATGTATCTGATTGTCATTCCCATACTTTCACGATTTCAGGTCCTTATGCATCTGTATGGGTTTAAAGCTTTTCAGACTGGCGGAATGGCATCCTTCTGGAAACAGCATCTTTCAATGAAAGAACTGATCATTGCCGCATGCTGGCTCCTTCCATTTATGGCGTTCAATTGGATAGTCGGCCTGATGTTTCTGCTGCAGATTCTTTTTTGTTTTCTTTTCGGCCGGTGGTCACAAAAGCAGTTTGACGGAATAAACGGAGACACTGCAGGTGCCTCTATTGAGGGGGCAGAAATTTGGAATCTGGGCGTACTGTACAGCTTTTTCTTATTCGGCATGGTTTGACGCAATGGAATGCTGAAAGAAAGTATTTAGGACACAGCGATATTCCGGTGAATAGCCGTTCTCTGGAGGACTATTTTCCATTAAAAAATGTTATGCATCAATACGGCACTCGAAAGGTGTATTCAAGCGACCTCCTCAGATGCAGGGAAACAGCAGCCTTTCTTTTTCCCAGCCAGCCGGTAACATATGATGCCCGCCTCAGAGAACTCCATTTCGGGGAGTGGGAAGGCAGGACGTATGAAGAGCTGAAACATTGCAGCATATATTCCTCCTGGCTCGACAACTGGGAAAGCACCGGCCCTCCAGGCGGAGAAACAGGCATTTCATTTCAGGAGAGAGTATCGTCTTTTTTAAGAGAATTTCTTGAAGGAGAACTTGATTCAGCAGTAATCGTCACACACGGAGGAGTGATCAGACAGATTGTCTCTTCTTTTCTGAACACTCCGGATTTTTGGCACATCTCGGCACCATTTGGTAAAGCAGTCATTTTAAACGCTGAAGAAAGGGAGGAGGGATGGACGTGCATCTCATTATCGGAGGAGCCTGCAGCGGGAAAAGAGCATTTGTGAAAAGCAGATGGCCCCATGCAGCATGGATTACGGCTTACAGCGGAGATCATATGCCTGATTGGAAAAAGGTCGATGATGGTCCTCTTGTTCTTGAAGGCTTTGAACAATGGATTGAGAAAGAGGATCTGACCGATTTAAAGGAAGTTAGAACACAATACAGCGGATTTTTAAATGAACTGCTTGAACGGAAACAGGAAACCATCATCATCATGCTTGAAGTCGGTAAAGGGATTGTGCCGGTCTCTGAGAACGAAAGACGCCTGAGAGATGTAATCGGATGGATCCAGCAGGATGCCGCTGCGCTATGCACGGATGTTTACAGCGTGTGGCATGGACTTGTAAAGAAGGTAAAATAAGAGGCTTTGTCCCTTTTTTTATTTTGAAAAATTTAGTATCTAAACGTTATGAGTTTCGTATATAATCTTCATTGTGATTATTCTTTATAAATTCTTAAAGGGGATTAAGACCGGAGCACGAATAAGTATGACGTCACTTGTCTTAGTTTCTGCAGAAACGGAAATCATGTAAAAGACTTACATTAAGCTTGAAAGGCATGATATGTATGGAAAACAGTTTGACTGAAGCCATGCCGGCAAAAGGCACGCCTTCAGGAAATTTATTCAAAAACCGGATCGTTCTTGCGATCATGGGATCCAACTTCCTGCTGCAGCTCGGAATCTGGATACGGAACTTTGCCATTTTACTGTATGTAACAGAGCTTACGAATAACGATCCTGTCTATGTGTCGCTTATTTCCATTGCCGAGTTTGCACCAATCTTTATTTTTTCCATCATCGGCGGAACGTTTGCTGACAGATGGAAACCGAAACTGACGATGGTCTGGTGTGACGTACTGTCCGCTGTATCGATCTTTGTTGTTTTATTAACTCTTGTATACGGGTCATGGCACGCGATTTTCTTTGCAACGCTCGTATCCGCCATCCTGTCACAGTTTTCAATGCCATCGGCGATGAGACTGCTCAAACAGCACGTTCCTGAAGACCAGCTGCAGTCAGCAATGGCTATTTTCCAATCACTGATGGCTGTTTTTATGGTAATCGGTCCTGTCATTGGCACCATTGTGTACCAATCATACGGCATTTACACATCCATTATTGTCATGGGCGTCATGTTTCTGCTGTCCGCTGCTGTTCTGACGTTTTTGCCCCGCGATCTTGAAAAAGTCAAATCAGATGACGAAACAAGCTTTAAAAAGGAACTTGCAGACGGATTCCGTTATGTCATCGGCAAAAAAGTTCTGACGACAATGGGCGGAGTGTTTGCGGTTTGCGGTCTTGCTGTCGGCTTGATTTCGCCGCTGATGATTTTTATTACGATTGAAAATCTCGGTCTGACGAAAGACTACCTGCAGTGGCTGATTATGGCCAATGGAATCGGGATGCTTGCCGGAGGGGGAATTGTCATTGCCTTCTCAAAGAAAATTTCACCGCAAAAGCTGCTTGCTTTAGGTATTTTCTCAAGCATGATTTTCACCATCAGCATCGGCTGGTCCACAAGCTTTCCGCTGACAATCGGCCTGCAGCTGCTTAACGGATTTTTCTTCCCGTGCATTCACATCGGCATCAACACGCTGATCCTAAAAAATACAGATGAAGCATTTGTCGGCCGCGTCAATGGGGTTCTCAACCCGCTCTTCATGGGGATGATGGTTGCAGGCATGTCGCTGTCGGGACTATTAAAAACTCCGCTGACGCTTTCAGGCGTTTATACTGTATCCGGCATTTTGTTCCTGCTTGGCACGATGCTGATCATGCCGCTGTTCAAATTGAAGGATGAGAACGTGATTGCCCAGCAGACCGTTCAAGTTAAAGAAAGCTGATTCTGTCTCTAAAAAACTCTCTGTTCATGGAGAGTTTTTTTATTTAAGGATTTGTGCAGGAATTCGTTTATGCGGCACGAAAGAGAGTAGTGTATGCAATAAAAAGGAGGAATTTCCATGTCAGTAAATAAGAGTGCCGCTACTGTTGCTTCAAGAGTTGAGGGGAAAGAACTTATTATTGAAAGAATGTTTAACGCTCCAAGAGAACTTGTTTTCAGAGCATACGCCGAACCTGATCTGCTTGCAGCCTGGTGGGGTCCTAAAGGGTGGAGTACTGCAAACAAACGGTTTGAATTTGAGCCTGGCGGCGTCTGGCATTACTGCATGCGCTGCGAAGACAAAGACCAGGGTGACTTTTACGGCATGGAATCATGGGGAATTGCCACCTACAAAGAAATTTCGGTTCCTGAGAAAATTGTTTATGTGGATGCATTTTCAGATGAAACAGGCGTGGTTTCAGAGCAAATGCCGGAAATGGTGATTACGATGGTCTTCGAAGATCATGGTGACACAACAAAACTAGTCGTCAAATCCCAATTCGCAACTGAGGAAGAACTTAAAAAGGTGACAGAAATGGGCGTAGTAGAAGGAATGTCATCACAATTTGAGTGTCTTGACGAACTGCTCGCTACATTGAAATAAACAGTGAGAAAAGCTGCTTCTGCGGCTTTTTTCTTGTTTAAGAAATTATAAAGAATAATAGGCTGTGGAAAACATAACAAAGTTATCATCGTCCAGCTCCAGCGCCTAGATCCTCTGTCAGAACAAATCCGTCAAAAAAGTCAAAACCGGACTTTTCCGCCGGATTCTTATCTGCCTATCGGATCTGACCAAGGCGCTTGCGCTTTTGTTCTTTCCATCCCTTTCCTTTTAGGGTGAATACTTATAACAAAACAAATTAGGAGAAACAGCAATGAGAGAACAGATTCTTGAGATTTTACATGATATAGAGGAAACAAACGACGTTAAAGTCCTCTACGCCTGTGAATCAGGCAGCAGAGCATGGGGATTTCCTTCAAAGGACAGCGATTACGACGTGCGGTTTCTGTACATACACAAACCAGAGCATTACTTAAGCATTGACCCGGTCGGAGTAGGTTCCAACCGTGATGTGATAGAAAGACCCATCAATGATCTGCTCGATGTTTCAGGGTGGGATCTGACAAAAGCGCTGAAGCTATTCAGAAAATCCAATCCGCCGCTCATGGAATGGATGAAGTCTCCGATTGTATACTATCGTGCCTATTCAGCCCTTGAGCGCATGGCTGAGATCCAGGACAGCGTTTTTACCCCGCAGTCTGCGATGTACCATTATTTGAACATGGCAAGCGGGAACTACAGGGACTATCTGCAGGGAAGCACCGTTAAAATCAAAAAGTACTTCTATGTGCTTCGCCCGGTGCTTGCAGCCAAATGGATTGAGGAAAAGAATGAGTTTCCGCCGATGGAATTCCAGACACTCCTTGAATTGCTGCCTGAAAGTCCTCTTAAGCAGGAGATACACACCCTGCTTGCAAGAAAAATAAAAGGAGACGAACTTGATAAAGAACCTAGAATAGATGTGATCAATTCGTTCCTTGATGCAGAGATAACCCGGCTGAAGCTCGCTGCAGAACAATGGAAGACAGTCAAGAAGGATCCCACTGCACAATTGAATGAACTTTTCAGGGATATGCTGAAAGAAGTTTGGGATAAGCGATGAAAAGCTCCTTTAAAGGAGCTTTTTCTTTTGTTTACATAGAAAAGTGCTAAAAATAGACATACAGAACAAATGTTCGATATAATAATAATGAACCGAAAACCATTTGTACTGGAGGCTGTTATTCCGTGTCAGCATCTAAAAACAGGAAATGTTTGCTTGAAAGCGAAGAAGTAATCAGGCTTTACAAAGATGGTAAGAGCACCTCGGAAATTGCCAAACTGGCAGGTGTTACAGCAGGGAGCATACTTAATATCCTTTCAAAACACGGGGTAGAAATGCGGCCGAGGGGGAGCTGGAAGAGGAAGTACAGTTTAGATGAAGGTTACTTTAAGAAATGGACACCCAATATGGCCTATATCCTCGGGTTTATACTGGCAGATGGTACGATTGCAAAGGGAACACAAAGCGTTATCATCGCTCAAAAAGAAAGCGAAATACTCGAAAGAATTAAAAAGGAACTTAAAACAATTCAACCTCTTTATAAAAATGAAAAAACCGGTGTTTTTCTTCTTAACCTCAACAGCAAAATCTTAAAAAGAGATTTAATTGAACTTCACGGAGTAACTTCAAAAAAGTCATTGACCATTGATTTTCCTGATGTTCCCGAAGAATACATGCCGCATTTTATTAGAGGTTATTTCGATGGTGACGGCAACATCTATTCCAGAGGGTATATGGTTAGTTTTGTAGGGGGTTCACTTCCTTTTATGGAGAAATTGAAAGAAGTTTTTATCAAAGTGGGATTTGATCCTTACTTAGTTCAAAAAGATAAACATGTAAGACTTTATATAAGTGGAAGAAAAACGATCAAACTATTTTATGAGTACATTTACAATTGCAGTGACATTCACCTTAAACGTAAGTTTGATCTTTTCCCAGACAAAGATCTTGATGCTGCTGAATTAACCGACGCTCCATTAAAAGTGAACAAAAAAGCCGTACAAGACAGAAAACAAAAGTTTATTGAAGCTTACAGAAATTCAAGCTCACTTGATAAAGCATGCAGTATTTGCGGGATAAGCAAGACAACTTATACTCAATGGATAAAAAAAGACAAGAACTTCAAAGATCAACTATAAAGCACGGGAGATTATGATTTGGCTATCAAAAGATCAGAGCTACCATCTAAATTAGAGGTAGCTCTTTTTACATTTGAAATTAAACTAGCATTGATTAACATTATCCCAGGGGCAGGAGGGATTGAGTCTTAAAGTCTAATACCTTACTTACTTTTTTGCAGTAGACATAATATAAATTATAGACAGCTGTATTATAATAGTCATTTCCAGTCTCAAATAACAAGTAAACTTAAGTAAATGAGACAGAAAGAAAAAATAACGTCTTAGACACACTGTATCTGCCGCACGTATTTCACTATAGATTAGTAAGATTTTTTCTGCAGATCACTGAAATATTTCTATT is from Bacillus sp. FSL H8-0547 and encodes:
- a CDS encoding MFS transporter: MENSLTEAMPAKGTPSGNLFKNRIVLAIMGSNFLLQLGIWIRNFAILLYVTELTNNDPVYVSLISIAEFAPIFIFSIIGGTFADRWKPKLTMVWCDVLSAVSIFVVLLTLVYGSWHAIFFATLVSAILSQFSMPSAMRLLKQHVPEDQLQSAMAIFQSLMAVFMVIGPVIGTIVYQSYGIYTSIIVMGVMFLLSAAVLTFLPRDLEKVKSDDETSFKKELADGFRYVIGKKVLTTMGGVFAVCGLAVGLISPLMIFITIENLGLTKDYLQWLIMANGIGMLAGGGIVIAFSKKISPQKLLALGIFSSMIFTISIGWSTSFPLTIGLQLLNGFFFPCIHIGINTLILKNTDEAFVGRVNGVLNPLFMGMMVAGMSLSGLLKTPLTLSGVYTVSGILFLLGTMLIMPLFKLKDENVIAQQTVQVKES
- the cobS gene encoding adenosylcobinamide-GDP ribazoletransferase, yielding MKQVFHGGILALQFLTRIPLKIECGTDEKTLKWALRFFPGSGLVIGACMFVLFQLLNDILPVSMLALLLISVWVYLSGGLHLDGVMDVADAAGSNGDVEKKREILKDSRAGSFAVLAVIFLLGWKLLIVHNLLPLDQTGMYLIVIPILSRFQVLMHLYGFKAFQTGGMASFWKQHLSMKELIIAACWLLPFMAFNWIVGLMFLLQILFCFLFGRWSQKQFDGINGDTAGASIEGAEIWNLGVLYSFFLFGMV
- a CDS encoding LAGLIDADG family homing endonuclease, encoding MSASKNRKCLLESEEVIRLYKDGKSTSEIAKLAGVTAGSILNILSKHGVEMRPRGSWKRKYSLDEGYFKKWTPNMAYILGFILADGTIAKGTQSVIIAQKESEILERIKKELKTIQPLYKNEKTGVFLLNLNSKILKRDLIELHGVTSKKSLTIDFPDVPEEYMPHFIRGYFDGDGNIYSRGYMVSFVGGSLPFMEKLKEVFIKVGFDPYLVQKDKHVRLYISGRKTIKLFYEYIYNCSDIHLKRKFDLFPDKDLDAAELTDAPLKVNKKAVQDRKQKFIEAYRNSSSLDKACSICGISKTTYTQWIKKDKNFKDQL
- a CDS encoding SRPBCC domain-containing protein, producing MSVNKSAATVASRVEGKELIIERMFNAPRELVFRAYAEPDLLAAWWGPKGWSTANKRFEFEPGGVWHYCMRCEDKDQGDFYGMESWGIATYKEISVPEKIVYVDAFSDETGVVSEQMPEMVITMVFEDHGDTTKLVVKSQFATEEELKKVTEMGVVEGMSSQFECLDELLATLK
- a CDS encoding bifunctional adenosylcobinamide kinase/adenosylcobinamide-phosphate guanylyltransferase translates to MLTFISGGARSGKSRLAEQMAADAAGDRKPFYMATALKSEMPERISIHQLDRGNRWITIEEPLHIDLAAGNLPDSAVVLIDCLTVWTSNVMFSEHLSIEETAARFNNLLSISKRKNLNLYLVSNDVNEGIPLKNKGIDHYIQCLESVHKLAVHAADDVYEVLCGLPVVWKKDGQYPEGIWGGNNQ
- a CDS encoding nucleotidyltransferase domain-containing protein — protein: MREQILEILHDIEETNDVKVLYACESGSRAWGFPSKDSDYDVRFLYIHKPEHYLSIDPVGVGSNRDVIERPINDLLDVSGWDLTKALKLFRKSNPPLMEWMKSPIVYYRAYSALERMAEIQDSVFTPQSAMYHYLNMASGNYRDYLQGSTVKIKKYFYVLRPVLAAKWIEEKNEFPPMEFQTLLELLPESPLKQEIHTLLARKIKGDELDKEPRIDVINSFLDAEITRLKLAAEQWKTVKKDPTAQLNELFRDMLKEVWDKR
- a CDS encoding bifunctional adenosylcobinamide kinase/adenosylcobinamide-phosphate guanylyltransferase; this translates as MDVHLIIGGACSGKRAFVKSRWPHAAWITAYSGDHMPDWKKVDDGPLVLEGFEQWIEKEDLTDLKEVRTQYSGFLNELLERKQETIIIMLEVGKGIVPVSENERRLRDVIGWIQQDAAALCTDVYSVWHGLVKKVK
- a CDS encoding histidine phosphatase family protein codes for the protein MESGRTVQLFLIRHGLTQWNAERKYLGHSDIPVNSRSLEDYFPLKNVMHQYGTRKVYSSDLLRCRETAAFLFPSQPVTYDARLRELHFGEWEGRTYEELKHCSIYSSWLDNWESTGPPGGETGISFQERVSSFLREFLEGELDSAVIVTHGGVIRQIVSSFLNTPDFWHISAPFGKAVILNAEEREEGWTCISLSEEPAAGKEHL
- a CDS encoding threonine-phosphate decarboxylase is translated as MWPQHGGNSSAIQNLLTMKGIEAGSNMLDFSANLNPLGIPDTVLQSMQNSLLQKITVYPDPSYTEERGMLASFEGVKMERIWLTNGGAEAIFLVAQLFKGKRAGIFQPAFSEYERACSIHQLHIKHFSYEDLKDSEAFIQDTDLLFLCRPNNPTGEMVPEDKIVRLLETAKQTGQYAVVDEAFVHFSDSSLAHLLGAFPNLILLRSLTKIFAVPGIRLGYVLAHEQIIRKLASLSVPWSVNSIALSVIHALPKTKDFLIAAKAWLREEWQFLRGELLEMKFQVSDTEVNFYLLRDPLLQDHEPLLLFLAGEGILARHTVNFPLIEGSALRLAVRTREENMLLLKALRKWRNTSC